The following are from one region of the Blastocatellia bacterium genome:
- a CDS encoding PAS domain S-box protein produces MPKAGRPAWWRYGNAVGMTGIAALLRWALSPVLGYSAPFVFFVMAVTVTALAYGLGPALLVTVAGGMIAVFAWLLPAPLSSSNVLTNIIVYLLLCLFISILIELMRRARQRAEESAGSADESRKLLATTLGSIGDAVIATDLDARVTFLNPVAETLTGWPRGAAIGQPASDVFVIVNEQSRQTVESPITRVLREGIVVGLANHTVLIRKDGSEIPIDDSGAPIRDEQGQLSGVVLVFRDVSERRRVEEALSFVASIVETSDDAIIGKRLDGTIVSWNAGAERLYGYRPEEVIGKHIRLLADAADDDIDHIMEQLKSGKRIEHYETVRVKKNGERVNVALTISTIKGPAGTLTGASTIARDITERKRADRERERLMAELESQRTRLNNVVANVPGVVWEAWGEPDAASQRINYVSDYVETMLGYSTEEWQRTPNFWLTIVHPEDRERAARTAAENFAAGGGVNEFRWLTKDGRALWVETHDVVIYDEQGQPAGMRGVTMDISERKRAEEERARFLAATEASEQQARFLAAASATLASSLDYQLTLRRVAELAVPHLADWCIVHIAEDGKHLKQLAITHVDPKQGAWAEEIGLRYPPDPDAPHGVANILRTGRSEYYPEVDDALLAKMASDADHLELLRAAHLRSAMLVPLAARDRALGVMTFIASEAHAAYTPADLALAEDLARRAALAVDNALLFTEAHRARAEAENANRAKDEFLATVSHELRTPLNAIVGWSHMLRTRTFDAATTARALETIERNAKAQAQIVEDILDVSRIITGKLRLEVQPVDLAAIIDAALDSVRPAAEAKGIRLQAVLDPHAGPVSGDASRLQQVVWNLLSNAVKFTPRGGRIQVRLERADSQVEIVVADTGQGITPALLPYVFDRFRQGDSTSTRLHGGLGLGLAIVRHLVELHGGTVTAESSGEGQGSTFRVRMPLLPLHAGRDDSESVTPGAHAASPLQKAPELTGLKVLVVEDESDSRTLLQTMIEQFGAEVKVCASSAEAFAAFHEWLPDVLVSDIEMPGEDGYQMIRRIRELAPERGGKTPAVALTAYARADDRMRALAAGYQIHVAKPADPIELAVVIASLAAPRRDPTP; encoded by the coding sequence ATGCCGAAAGCGGGGCGCCCGGCCTGGTGGCGCTACGGTAACGCTGTCGGGATGACGGGAATCGCGGCGCTCTTACGCTGGGCGCTCAGCCCGGTTCTTGGCTACTCGGCGCCGTTCGTGTTTTTTGTGATGGCGGTCACCGTCACGGCATTAGCTTATGGCCTGGGGCCGGCCTTGCTCGTGACTGTAGCCGGCGGCATGATCGCGGTTTTTGCCTGGTTGCTGCCGGCCCCCCTGTCCTCCTCTAACGTGCTCACCAACATCATCGTCTACCTGTTGCTGTGCCTCTTCATCTCGATCTTAATCGAGCTGATGCGGCGCGCCCGGCAGCGCGCCGAAGAGAGCGCCGGCTCAGCCGACGAGAGCCGCAAGCTGCTGGCGACAACGCTGGGCAGCATCGGCGATGCGGTGATCGCCACAGACCTCGATGCGCGCGTGACCTTCCTGAATCCGGTCGCTGAAACGCTGACCGGCTGGCCGCGCGGCGCAGCCATCGGCCAGCCGGCCAGCGATGTTTTTGTCATCGTCAACGAGCAGTCGCGTCAAACGGTCGAAAGCCCCATCACCCGCGTGCTGCGCGAAGGCATCGTGGTCGGGCTGGCCAATCATACGGTGCTGATCCGCAAAGACGGCAGCGAGATTCCCATTGACGACAGCGGCGCGCCCATCCGCGACGAACAGGGTCAGTTGTCGGGTGTCGTGCTGGTCTTCCGCGATGTCAGCGAGCGCCGCCGGGTCGAAGAGGCGCTATCGTTCGTCGCTTCGATTGTCGAAACGTCTGACGATGCGATTATCGGCAAACGGCTGGACGGCACTATCGTCAGCTGGAACGCGGGCGCCGAGCGGCTCTACGGCTACCGCCCCGAAGAGGTGATCGGCAAGCACATCCGCCTGCTGGCCGACGCCGCCGACGACGACATTGACCACATCATGGAGCAGTTGAAAAGCGGTAAGCGGATCGAGCATTACGAAACCGTGCGGGTTAAGAAGAACGGCGAGCGCGTCAATGTCGCCTTGACGATCTCGACGATCAAAGGCCCGGCGGGCACGCTCACCGGCGCTTCGACCATCGCCCGCGACATCACCGAGCGCAAGCGCGCCGACCGCGAGCGCGAGCGTTTGATGGCCGAGCTGGAAAGCCAGCGCACGCGCCTGAACAACGTCGTCGCCAACGTGCCCGGCGTCGTCTGGGAAGCCTGGGGCGAGCCCGATGCCGCCTCGCAACGCATCAACTACGTCAGCGACTACGTCGAAACCATGCTCGGCTACAGCACAGAGGAATGGCAGCGGACGCCGAATTTCTGGCTGACCATCGTCCACCCCGAAGACCGCGAGCGGGCGGCGCGCACAGCGGCTGAGAACTTCGCCGCCGGCGGCGGCGTCAACGAGTTCCGCTGGCTGACGAAGGATGGGCGGGCGCTCTGGGTCGAGACCCACGATGTGGTGATTTACGACGAGCAGGGCCAGCCCGCCGGCATGCGCGGCGTGACCATGGACATCTCTGAGCGCAAGCGCGCCGAAGAAGAGCGGGCACGCTTTCTGGCCGCCACCGAGGCCAGCGAGCAGCAGGCGCGCTTTCTGGCCGCCGCCAGCGCCACGCTCGCCTCGTCGCTCGATTACCAGTTGACGCTGCGCCGGGTCGCCGAGCTGGCCGTGCCGCATCTGGCCGACTGGTGCATTGTGCATATCGCCGAAGACGGCAAGCACCTCAAGCAACTCGCCATCACCCACGTAGACCCGAAGCAGGGCGCATGGGCCGAAGAGATCGGCTTGCGCTATCCGCCTGACCCGGACGCGCCGCATGGGGTGGCGAACATTCTGCGCACCGGGCGCTCGGAATATTACCCGGAAGTCGACGACGCGCTGCTTGCGAAAATGGCGAGCGATGCGGACCACCTTGAGCTTCTCCGCGCCGCTCACCTGAGATCGGCGATGCTGGTGCCGCTCGCGGCGCGTGACCGCGCGCTCGGCGTCATGACGTTCATCGCTTCGGAAGCGCACGCCGCCTACACGCCCGCCGACCTGGCGCTCGCCGAAGACCTGGCGCGGCGCGCGGCGCTGGCGGTTGATAACGCCTTGCTGTTTACCGAAGCGCACCGCGCCCGCGCCGAAGCCGAAAACGCCAACCGCGCCAAGGATGAATTTTTGGCGACCGTTTCGCACGAGCTGCGCACGCCGCTCAACGCCATTGTCGGCTGGTCACATATGCTGCGCACCCGCACCTTTGATGCGGCGACGACGGCGCGAGCGTTAGAGACCATCGAGCGCAACGCCAAGGCGCAGGCGCAGATCGTCGAAGACATCCTCGACGTGTCGCGCATCATCACCGGCAAGCTGCGGCTTGAGGTGCAGCCCGTAGACCTGGCGGCGATCATTGACGCGGCGCTTGATTCGGTGCGCCCGGCGGCAGAGGCCAAAGGGATCCGCTTGCAGGCTGTGTTAGACCCGCACGCCGGCCCTGTCTCTGGCGACGCCAGTCGCCTGCAACAGGTTGTCTGGAATCTGCTCTCGAACGCCGTCAAGTTTACGCCGCGCGGCGGGCGCATACAGGTGCGGTTGGAGCGCGCCGATTCGCAGGTCGAGATCGTCGTCGCCGACACCGGGCAGGGGATTACGCCCGCCCTGCTGCCGTACGTCTTTGACCGCTTCAGGCAAGGCGATTCGACGAGTACGCGGCTGCATGGTGGCCTGGGGCTAGGGCTGGCGATTGTTCGCCATCTGGTCGAGCTGCATGGCGGCACGGTGACGGCAGAGAGCAGCGGCGAGGGACAGGGCTCAACCTTCAGGGTGAGGATGCCGCTGCTGCCCCTGCACGCCGGGCGCGACGACAGCGAGTCGGTGACGCCGGGCGCGCACGCCGCTTCGCCTTTGCAAAAGGCCCCCGAGCTGACGGGCCTGAAGGTGCTGGTCGTTGAGGACGAATCGGACAGCCGCACGCTACTACAGACGATGATCGAGCAGTTCGGGGCCGAGGTAAAGGTGTGCGCCTCGAGCGCCGAAGCCTTTGCTGCCTTTCACGAGTGGTTGCCCGACGTGCTGGTCAGCGACATCGAGATGCCCGGCGAGGACGGCTATCAAATGATCCGGCGGATACGCGAGCTGGCGCCGGAGCGCGGCGGCAAAACGCCGGCAGTGGCGCTGACGGCTTATGCGCGCGCGGATGACCGCATGCGGGCGCTCGCCGCCGGCTACCAGATTCATGTTGCCAAACCTGCCGACCCGATTGAGCTGGCGGTGGTGATCGCCAGCCTTGCCGCGCCGCGCCGCGACCCGACCCCATAG
- a CDS encoding ATP-binding protein: MMSLRQNWLGYSVSLCGVAFVTVLYKAMITGVNATTVALSFLLIVLAVASMYGLGPAIVGSVLGMLCFNFFFLPPFGTLTIYDAQNWVALFAFLVTAVTASHLSAAARARANEADKRRDEVWKLYQLSRAIIATPDSETAVSSVARQVVEVFDFNYCAVFLPEAGQWNRVAIAGDDSTSIAQSTVERVFQLGEPLRVAARPGLAYTPLKIGVKTIGVMVSSSPEIERGTIEAIAGLVALALERARFLKEVSRTEALRQSDEFKSAVLASVSHDLRTPLTAIRAAVDSLLEETISWEPDALREFHSIISEEVNRLTRLVQNLLEMARIEAGALKIARRWESLAEIINNVLLRTATALRNHRVRIESDDSQLSVNVDSRLIAEALANLVENAAKYSPAGSEITLSGSVRDGELIISVKDQGMGVAPEETRYVFDKFYRGTHAAGTPTSGTGMGLAITRGIIEAHAGRIWVDSRFGQGATFSFAIPAESKKVEASIVPAENG; the protein is encoded by the coding sequence ATGATGAGCTTACGCCAGAATTGGCTCGGTTACAGCGTCTCGCTGTGCGGCGTCGCTTTCGTGACCGTGCTTTATAAGGCGATGATCACCGGCGTCAACGCGACGACTGTGGCTCTCAGTTTTTTACTCATCGTGCTGGCGGTCGCTTCGATGTATGGCCTCGGCCCGGCCATTGTCGGCTCGGTGCTTGGCATGCTTTGTTTCAACTTCTTTTTCCTGCCGCCTTTCGGTACGCTGACCATCTATGACGCGCAGAATTGGGTGGCGTTATTCGCGTTTCTGGTTACCGCCGTCACCGCGAGTCACCTTTCGGCGGCGGCGCGGGCGCGTGCCAACGAGGCAGACAAACGGCGCGACGAAGTCTGGAAGTTATATCAACTGAGCCGCGCCATCATCGCCACGCCGGATTCGGAAACCGCCGTGTCATCGGTCGCCCGCCAGGTCGTCGAGGTCTTCGATTTCAATTACTGCGCCGTCTTCTTGCCCGAAGCCGGCCAGTGGAACCGTGTGGCGATTGCCGGCGATGATTCAACTTCAATCGCGCAGTCTACGGTCGAAAGAGTTTTTCAACTCGGCGAACCGTTGCGCGTCGCCGCGCGTCCCGGCCTTGCTTATACGCCCTTGAAGATCGGCGTCAAAACCATCGGCGTGATGGTCTCGTCCTCGCCTGAAATCGAGCGCGGCACCATCGAAGCGATTGCCGGGCTGGTCGCCCTGGCGCTTGAACGGGCGCGCTTTCTCAAAGAAGTCAGCCGCACCGAAGCCCTCAGACAGAGCGACGAATTCAAGTCGGCGGTGCTGGCCTCTGTCTCGCACGACCTGCGCACGCCGCTGACGGCCATCCGCGCGGCGGTTGATAGCCTGTTAGAAGAAACGATCTCCTGGGAGCCTGACGCCCTGCGTGAATTTCATTCGATCATCAGCGAAGAGGTCAACCGTCTGACCCGGCTGGTGCAAAACCTGTTGGAGATGGCGCGCATCGAAGCCGGCGCGCTGAAAATCGCCCGGCGATGGGAATCGCTTGCGGAAATCATCAATAACGTCCTGCTGCGCACGGCCACCGCGTTGCGCAACCATCGCGTGCGTATTGAGTCGGATGATAGTCAGCTCTCGGTCAATGTCGACTCGCGATTGATTGCCGAAGCGTTAGCCAATCTGGTCGAGAACGCCGCCAAGTATTCGCCCGCCGGCAGCGAAATCACTCTCAGCGGAAGCGTGCGGGATGGCGAGTTGATCATCAGCGTCAAAGACCAGGGGATGGGCGTCGCCCCCGAAGAAACCCGCTACGTCTTCGATAAGTTTTATCGCGGCACACACGCGGCGGGAACACCGACCAGCGGCACAGGCATGGGCCTGGCGATCACCCGAGGGATCATCGAAGCCCACGCCGGCAGGATATGGGTGGATAGCCGCTTTGGTCAGGGAGCCACTTTTTCCTTCGCCATCCCGGCGGAGTCGAAAAAGGTTGAGGCGAGTATCGTCCCGGCGGAGAATGGCTAA
- a CDS encoding FAD-dependent oxidoreductase, with protein MSNQVNRRDFIKEFSLSLAALALAPNVARATKRGDLTLQGAPQTVVILGGGLAGLAAGYELKKAGHHITILEARKFPGGRVQTLRDFANDQYAEAGALSFPQEHGFTYGYATDFGLPLRPVATFGLDSIAHIRGNRFRIDGGGGANVPFSLKSSERTAGVYGLIPLYLGQYLNAVGNPRRAGWPSETLSAIDAVSLRALLESQGASDGAIDIIAATQLGLLGYGIDSVSAMDGVVTEAIASSGAFYEIAGGNDQLASVLKKKVKKFFRKNSLVRRIEQDATGVIVTYEDGDGPQTITADRVICTLPFPVLKNIPILPALPEDKQRAINEIKLTPVTRTYQQFNKRVWEENTLSGYGITDLPIQNTYSPTLTQTGKSGILVSYTGGQRALDLGAMSEKDRQALVLRRMGDLFNNLNSQYASGTSVVWHDDPLAGGGFAYFEPGQMATLLPVAQRAEGRIHFAGEHTSAWHGWMNGALESGNRAAAEVNDASAQASIAIASRTEQGSR; from the coding sequence ATGTCGAACCAGGTCAATCGCCGCGACTTCATCAAAGAGTTCAGCCTCAGCCTTGCCGCGCTGGCGCTCGCGCCGAATGTGGCCAGGGCGACAAAGCGCGGCGACCTGACGTTGCAGGGCGCGCCGCAAACGGTCGTTATCCTCGGCGGCGGTCTGGCCGGGCTTGCCGCCGGTTACGAGTTGAAGAAGGCCGGCCATCACATCACCATTCTCGAAGCGCGCAAGTTTCCTGGCGGGCGCGTGCAAACCCTGCGCGATTTCGCTAACGACCAGTACGCCGAAGCCGGGGCCTTGAGCTTCCCGCAAGAGCACGGTTTCACCTACGGCTACGCGACCGACTTCGGTTTGCCGCTGCGGCCCGTCGCCACCTTCGGGCTCGACTCTATCGCTCACATTCGCGGCAACCGCTTCCGCATTGACGGCGGCGGCGGCGCCAACGTGCCCTTTTCGCTGAAGTCGAGCGAGCGCACAGCCGGCGTCTACGGTTTGATTCCGCTCTACCTCGGCCAGTACCTGAACGCCGTCGGCAACCCGCGCCGCGCCGGCTGGCCTTCGGAAACCTTGAGCGCCATTGATGCCGTGTCGCTCAGGGCGCTGCTTGAATCGCAGGGCGCGTCGGATGGCGCGATAGACATTATCGCCGCGACGCAGTTGGGACTTCTCGGCTATGGCATCGATTCGGTGTCGGCAATGGACGGCGTGGTGACGGAAGCCATCGCCTCGTCGGGAGCCTTTTACGAGATCGCCGGCGGCAACGACCAGCTGGCGTCTGTGCTGAAGAAGAAGGTCAAGAAGTTCTTTCGCAAGAATTCGCTCGTCAGGCGCATCGAGCAGGATGCCACGGGCGTCATCGTGACTTACGAAGACGGCGACGGCCCGCAGACGATCACCGCCGACCGCGTCATCTGCACGCTGCCGTTCCCCGTGCTGAAGAACATTCCGATCTTGCCGGCGCTCCCCGAAGACAAGCAGCGGGCGATCAACGAAATCAAGCTGACGCCGGTAACGCGCACCTATCAACAGTTCAACAAGCGGGTCTGGGAGGAGAACACCTTGAGCGGTTATGGCATCACCGACCTGCCGATTCAGAATACCTATTCGCCGACGCTGACGCAGACCGGCAAGAGCGGCATCCTGGTGTCGTACACCGGCGGCCAGCGGGCGCTCGACCTCGGAGCGATGAGCGAGAAAGACCGACAAGCGCTGGTGCTGCGGCGCATGGGCGATCTGTTTAATAATTTGAATAGCCAGTATGCGTCGGGAACGAGCGTCGTCTGGCACGACGACCCGCTGGCGGGCGGCGGCTTTGCCTACTTCGAGCCGGGCCAGATGGCTACGCTGCTTCCGGTGGCGCAGCGCGCCGAAGGCCGCATTCACTTTGCCGGCGAGCACACCTCTGCGTGGCACGGCTGGATGAACGGGGCGCTGGAATCGGGCAACCGCGCCGCCGCCGAAGTCAACGACGCCAGCGCCCAGGCCAGCATCGCCATCGCTTCACGAACCGAGCAAGGCAGTCGCTAA
- a CDS encoding TIGR01777 family oxidoreductase, producing MMKILITGATGLIGRQLCQSLLREGHTVIGLSRRPEKARDVQVTEMHRWDAMSGPPDARSLGGADAVIHLAGEPIAARRWSDAQKKRVRDSRVVSTRHLVDGLLTMTPPPAAFISSSAVGFYGDRGDELLDEQSPAGRGFMPEVCKAWEDEAERAATSGIRVVRVRTGVVLSREGGALEKLRGPFSLGLGGKLGSGRQWFPWIHMADMIDIYRMALMSESLSGPVNATAPEPVTNAELTRRLAAALHRPAFVPVPELGLRAVLGEMADVLLSSQRVLPQVLMAAGYGFRFASLKDALADLLG from the coding sequence ATGATGAAAATCTTAATCACCGGGGCGACGGGGTTGATCGGTCGCCAGCTCTGTCAATCGCTGTTGCGCGAGGGCCACACCGTCATCGGCTTATCGCGAAGGCCGGAAAAAGCCCGCGACGTGCAGGTTACAGAGATGCACCGCTGGGACGCCATGAGCGGGCCGCCCGATGCTCGGTCGCTCGGCGGTGCCGACGCCGTCATTCATCTGGCGGGCGAGCCCATCGCGGCGCGGCGCTGGAGCGACGCGCAGAAAAAACGCGTCCGTGATTCGCGCGTCGTCAGCACGCGCCATCTGGTTGACGGCTTGCTGACGATGACGCCGCCGCCCGCCGCTTTCATCAGCAGCTCGGCGGTCGGCTTTTATGGTGATCGCGGCGATGAATTGCTCGATGAACAATCGCCCGCTGGCCGAGGTTTCATGCCTGAAGTCTGCAAGGCATGGGAAGACGAAGCCGAGCGCGCCGCGACCTCCGGCATTCGCGTTGTCCGCGTGCGCACCGGCGTCGTCTTGAGCCGCGAGGGCGGCGCGCTGGAAAAGCTGCGCGGGCCTTTCAGCCTTGGGCTCGGCGGCAAGCTCGGCAGCGGGCGGCAATGGTTCCCGTGGATTCACATGGCCGATATGATCGACATCTATCGCATGGCGCTGATGAGCGAATCGCTCAGCGGGCCGGTCAACGCCACCGCGCCCGAGCCCGTGACCAACGCCGAGCTGACGCGCCGCCTGGCCGCAGCCCTGCACCGCCCGGCCTTCGTGCCTGTGCCGGAGTTGGGTTTGCGTGCCGTGCTCGGCGAGATGGCTGACGTGCTGCTGTCGAGCCAGCGCGTGCTTCCCCAGGTGCTGATGGCCGCCGGCTATGGCTTCCGCTTTGCGAGCCTCAAAGACGCGCTCGCCGATCTGCTCGGGTGA
- a CDS encoding PPOX class F420-dependent oxidoreductase, with amino-acid sequence MAEGIPEKFRDLFDKKAFAHVATLMPDGTPQVTPVWVDYDGQYVIINSARGRQKDKNLRRNPNVSLSLQDPDNPYRYLEVRGPVVEITEEGADEHIDKMAKKYMGVDRYPGRSPGEVRVLYKIEPQHTTSMG; translated from the coding sequence ATGGCAGAAGGAATCCCGGAGAAATTTCGTGACCTGTTCGACAAGAAAGCATTCGCCCACGTCGCCACGCTGATGCCTGACGGCACACCGCAGGTGACGCCTGTGTGGGTCGATTACGATGGCCAATACGTCATCATCAATTCGGCGCGCGGGCGGCAGAAGGATAAAAACCTGCGCCGCAACCCGAATGTCTCGCTCTCTCTGCAAGACCCTGATAACCCTTACCGCTACCTCGAAGTTCGCGGGCCTGTCGTCGAGATCACCGAAGAGGGCGCCGACGAGCATATCGATAAGATGGCCAAGAAATATATGGGCGTTGACCGCTATCCAGGGCGCTCGCCCGGCGAAGTGCGCGTCCTCTACAAGATCGAGCCGCAGCACACCACGTCAATGGGTTGA
- a CDS encoding endonuclease/exonuclease/phosphatase family protein, which translates to MRLRVVTYNVHRCRGMDRRIRPRRIVEVLGEINADVIALQEVLSIPDGRPEDDQARFIAEQLKLLHTVGGTRRLRGGIYGNVILSRWPILATHNYDISVRGREQRGCLRADVEVAGSRLMHVFNVHLGTAYLERRHQGRRLIDEAILNHQELAGPRLMLGDFNEWTRGLASKLLASHLVSADVRLHLPRSRTYPGVLPLLHLDHIYYEDSLQLEAMTLFRSRLSLLASDHLPLVADFQLPTV; encoded by the coding sequence ATGCGATTACGAGTCGTCACCTATAACGTTCATCGCTGCCGCGGCATGGATCGCCGCATCCGTCCGCGGCGCATCGTCGAGGTGCTCGGCGAGATCAACGCCGACGTGATCGCTTTGCAGGAAGTCCTGTCGATTCCCGATGGCCGGCCCGAAGACGATCAAGCGCGCTTCATTGCCGAGCAGCTCAAGCTATTGCACACAGTCGGCGGCACGCGGCGGCTGCGCGGCGGCATTTATGGCAACGTCATCCTGAGCCGCTGGCCCATCCTGGCCACACACAATTACGACATCAGCGTACGCGGGCGCGAGCAGCGCGGCTGCCTGCGCGCCGATGTCGAAGTGGCCGGCAGCCGATTGATGCATGTCTTCAACGTCCATCTCGGCACCGCTTATCTTGAGCGGCGGCATCAGGGGCGGCGCTTGATTGACGAGGCGATTCTCAATCATCAAGAGCTGGCCGGGCCGCGCCTGATGCTGGGCGATTTCAACGAGTGGACGCGCGGGCTGGCCTCAAAGCTGCTGGCGTCGCATCTGGTGAGCGCCGACGTGCGCCTGCACTTGCCGCGCTCGCGCACCTATCCCGGGGTGCTGCCGCTGCTGCACCTCGATCACATTTATTATGAGGATTCGTTACAGCTCGAAGCCATGACCCTGTTCCGCAGCCGCCTGTCGCTGCTGGCATCGGATCACCTGCCGCTGGTCGCGGATTTTCAGTTGCCGACAGTTTGA
- a CDS encoding DUF4383 domain-containing protein: MAKTIASLVGVVFILVGICGFFNAHLLGAHLGTVHNVIHLVSGALSLYFGVKGTLAQARNFCIIFGLVYGLLGVVGLVMGELNLPGLMLGKIDHYIHVAISVLYLIGGFGTKA; encoded by the coding sequence ATGGCAAAGACTATCGCATCCCTTGTTGGCGTGGTGTTCATCCTGGTGGGAATCTGCGGCTTCTTTAATGCCCATCTGCTCGGCGCACACCTCGGCACCGTGCACAATGTCATCCACCTGGTTTCCGGGGCGCTGTCGCTCTATTTTGGCGTCAAGGGGACGCTCGCGCAGGCGCGCAACTTCTGCATTATCTTTGGCCTGGTCTACGGCCTGCTCGGGGTTGTCGGCCTGGTCATGGGCGAGCTGAATCTGCCCGGCCTGATGCTCGGCAAGATCGATCACTACATTCACGTAGCGATCAGCGTTCTCTACCTGATTGGCGGGTTCGGGACGAAAGCCTGA
- a CDS encoding nitroreductase family deazaflavin-dependent oxidoreductase, whose protein sequence is MAEHEDFAATQYLYLTTMGRKSGLPREIEIWFVHHAGRFYLLAEHFHRTQWVKNIAANPRVSVRVADRRFTAAARVLDEARDAALYQMAQQLGREKYDWGDGLPVEITPDEFEPVTPNG, encoded by the coding sequence ATGGCGGAACACGAAGACTTCGCAGCCACCCAGTATCTCTACCTGACGACGATGGGCCGCAAGAGCGGTCTGCCGCGCGAAATCGAAATCTGGTTCGTCCACCACGCGGGCCGCTTCTATCTTCTCGCCGAGCACTTTCATCGCACCCAATGGGTCAAGAATATCGCGGCCAACCCGCGCGTCAGCGTGCGCGTCGCTGATCGCCGGTTCACGGCGGCGGCGCGCGTGCTTGACGAAGCGCGTGACGCGGCGCTCTACCAGATGGCGCAACAGCTCGGACGCGAGAAATACGATTGGGGCGACGGCTTGCCGGTCGAGATTACGCCGGACGAGTTTGAGCCCGTCACACCGAACGGTTAA
- a CDS encoding DNA topoisomerase IB codes for MASNVQTIDSMAGRAQDATARPKKTSLELVEHGTRAKWWRRHGSKQRGFWYEDHKSRPVTDAAQLERIRQLVIPPAWRHVRVAPSPRSRLQAVGIDTAGRIQYKYHPAFAARQQQKKYAKIVRFGEALPLLRRLTNEHIALDGFPRQRVLAIVIRLINELYFRVGSEHSVKRYRTYGVTTLRNRHLDIQRGGRLVFSFVGKHHIRHRRIIVDEELATVMRDLKALGGPKLFEYTDDDGKIKPITPRDVNEYIKAVAGPEFSAKDFRTWGGSLLAAIRLAEAGQADSERQAKRNVVQVVKQVAEHLGNTPSVCRSCYIHPAVLERYSEGVTLEAFRPRRTRRIQRLQPEYEPEELALLKLLRAEGRAAQAAQSQRRAA; via the coding sequence ATGGCGAGTAACGTACAGACGATTGATTCGATGGCGGGCAGAGCGCAGGACGCTACGGCCAGGCCAAAGAAGACCTCGCTTGAGCTGGTCGAGCACGGCACGCGGGCGAAGTGGTGGCGTCGGCACGGCTCGAAGCAAAGAGGTTTCTGGTATGAAGATCACAAAAGCCGCCCGGTGACCGACGCGGCGCAGCTTGAGCGCATACGCCAGTTGGTGATCCCGCCCGCCTGGCGGCACGTCCGCGTCGCGCCCTCGCCGCGCAGCCGCCTGCAAGCCGTCGGCATCGATACCGCCGGACGCATTCAATATAAATACCATCCCGCGTTCGCGGCGCGACAGCAGCAGAAAAAATATGCCAAGATCGTGCGCTTCGGCGAAGCGTTGCCGCTGCTGCGCCGCCTGACCAACGAGCATATCGCGCTCGACGGCTTCCCGCGCCAGCGCGTGCTGGCCATCGTCATCCGCCTGATCAACGAGCTTTACTTCCGCGTCGGCTCCGAGCATAGCGTCAAACGCTATCGCACCTATGGGGTGACGACGCTGCGCAATCGCCATCTCGACATTCAACGCGGCGGCCGCCTGGTCTTCAGCTTCGTCGGCAAACATCATATCCGCCACCGGCGGATCATCGTTGATGAAGAGCTGGCCACGGTGATGCGCGACCTGAAAGCGCTCGGCGGGCCGAAGCTGTTCGAGTACACCGACGACGACGGCAAAATCAAGCCGATCACGCCGCGCGATGTCAACGAATACATCAAGGCGGTGGCCGGGCCGGAGTTTTCCGCCAAAGACTTTCGCACCTGGGGCGGCTCACTGCTGGCGGCGATCCGCCTGGCCGAAGCCGGTCAGGCAGACAGCGAGCGACAGGCGAAGCGCAACGTCGTGCAGGTGGTCAAGCAGGTTGCCGAGCATCTCGGCAACACTCCAAGCGTCTGCCGCAGTTGTTACATTCACCCGGCGGTGCTTGAACGCTACAGCGAAGGCGTCACGCTCGAAGCCTTCCGACCGCGGCGCACTCGCCGCATCCAGCGATTGCAGCCTGAATATGAGCCTGAGGAGTTGGCGTTGTTGAAACTGCTGCGCGCCGAAGGCCGCGCCGCTCAGGCCGCGCAAAGTCAGCGGCGCGCCGCCTGA